The Eubalaena glacialis isolate mEubGla1 chromosome 3, mEubGla1.1.hap2.+ XY, whole genome shotgun sequence nucleotide sequence CTTATTTTCATCAGAAAGAGAACTCCCCTGAGCCAGCCCTTTTCATTTAGAATTCTAACTTTGCTCACAATTTTGCCCATCAACCCCGCCCCTCAAAACCCCATTAGTGCTCAGCTCAGGGCTCAGCCAGAGGGTCCCTGGCTCAATCTTGGCCTTCTCCTCAGGTGCTGCATACAAGCTGATCTGCTACTACACCAGCTGGTCCCAGTACCGGGAGGGTGATGGGAGCTGCTTCCAGATGCCATCGACCCCTTCCTCTGTACCCACATCATCTACAGCTTTGCCAACATAAGCAACAATGAGATCGACACCTGGGAATGGAATGATGTGATGCTCTATGACACACTGAACACACTCAAGAACAGGTTGGGCCACTGGCTGCCCAGCAGGAGGAAGATGGAGGGTTAGCAGGGCTGGTCTCAGGGCAGAGTACTCCTGCTCAAGAGGATGGGCGAGGTCCCCAGTACTCACCTCTGGGTGGAGAATTGGAGGGCCTTAGCTTAAGCGGGAGGAAGTGATGAGGGCAGGTGTCAGGGTGTAGAAGAAGACTGTAGAAGAAGGCACAGCTGAGCTCCCCtgggaaagggaaccctctccaTCCTCTGAGGGTGCCTCTCCACAGAGAAAGTGCTCATGACTCTATTTTGCCATATCCTGGCTTCCCCACTGGAGGGAACAAATATTGGCAACGTACCTCAGAGTAACTGCCACAAATGCTTAGAAAGTCTTAGAATACTGAATCTCAGGGTTGGAAGGACCTCAGAGGCCTGATTCAGCCTCCCACCCAAAGCTAGAAGCCTGATACAGCCTCCTAAACATGGGGCCACCCCATGTCACAACAACTTCACTCaacccctgccctcctgcctccctgtgCCCCACAGGAATCCCAACCTGAAGACCCTTCTATCTGTTGGAGGATGGAACTTTGGTTCTCAAAGGTAGGATGACTCATCCCCCAGAGGTTGATGGAATATGAGGAGGCATAGGTTTCTCCTCATCCACTGGATGGGGGTCACAGGGACCCCAGACTGGTCAGGCACAGGGGCCTGAATGGTTGTCAGGAGCCTGTCTCATGTACAACCACGAAATCAGAgcacagagagggaaaggaacTTGCCAAGAGTCACACAGCAAGGTGGCAGTCAATATTCTGATTCCTTGCCAATGCTCTTTTACTACTTCTCAGacatgaaaacaaagaaatttgGGGTGGCGAGGGATACTGTCCTAAGGGctggaaggagagagatggaATGAATGGGAAATTTGGGAATGGAGACCCTGTGAGGACATCCTGGAGCGGGTAGAATTGGAACAGGCTTTAAAAAGGGGGCAAAGATGGCCATAGCAGCTCTCATTTACTGAGCcgttactatgtgtcaggcatcctGTCCAACCATTATCACATGTAATCCTCATAATAGCACTGTGAGATGGTAtatttatgcccattttacaggtgaggaaactgaggctcaggttaTAACCTGCTCAAAGTGGCTTGGCTAGTAGGTGATAGAGCCAAGgatatctgactccaaagcacaTGGTCTTTCTAAGATAATTGGAGGTGGGTCCTGTCCCAACCATGCCCTCCTAGAGCTGTGTGGGTTCAGACTCCCAGCTCCACATGCCCCAGAGACCCTTCCAGAGGGCTAAGGCACCCAGCGTATTGGTACTGAGCACTCTACTGGGGTGATTTCGGTTCTAGATTTTCCAAAATAGCCTCTAACACCTGGAGTCGCAGAACTTTCATCAAGTCGGTGCCACCATTTCTGCGGACCCATGGCTTTGATGGACTGGACCTAACCTGGCTCTACCCTGGGCGGAGAGACAAGCAGCATCTCACCACTCTGGTCAAGGTGCTGGTTGGGTCAGGGAAAAGGGCAGGGAAGTGGGGAGCaccagggagtggggagggcagaAGCTGTCTTCAGAGATATTCTCCTGAGGCAGGCAAAGGGGGATTCAGGCCTCTTTGCTGCAGGGTCCTGAGATCTGGACCAGGGATAAGACAAACAAGCCTGTGTCCTGAGATCTTACACAGCAAGGAAGACATCTTTTGACAACAGTGGGAGGTAGGGAGCGGTTCTAAGAGGCAGAGGTCACTAAGCAGAGCACCCATTCTTCACTGCCTCTTTTCATTCTCAAACTGACACTGCCCACTCCACAGCATGCACTGCATCAGGGGTACTCAGTTACCCCAGGGGAAGAGTGATCATTTAAACAAATTGTTCACGGTACAATATAAATCACTTTAATtttgtgttctcatttataagctTGAACAAAGCACAGACCAACAGGCAAATATCTTCCAGCACCATCTGTGGACCAAGTGGGATCACTCTCTATTCTCATGGTCCCTCCAGGACAGAGAATAATTGAGTGTTGATGAGTATGCATGGGGTGTAGGGATGAGATTGGTCCAAACAGTTTTTTAGGAAAAGGATGGGTGAGTCTGAGGATGAGACCACTTTATCGTTCCCACTGAGCTCCAGTCAGGTTGGAGACTACAGCAGACAGCGAAGGCCAATGGCATGCTCAGAGATCTTTCTCCGCAAGGTTTGCTGTCACTCACCTGCCTCTCTCCCAACCAGGAAATGAAGGCTGAGTTTGCAAGAGAAGCCCAGGCAGGAGCAGAGCAACTCCTGCTAAGCGCAGCAGTGTCTGCTGGGAAGATTGCCATTGACAGAGGCTATGACATCGCCCAGATATCCCGGTGAATCTCCTGATGCACTCTGCCCTAGCACTCCATGTGCAATCAGAAGACTGGGCTTCTAGTCCCAGTTTCTCCAaagatgtgtgaccttgagcaagtcacttcccctctgtgtgcctcagcctccccatctgtcaaatggggcaTAACAATCCCTATCCTTCCTTTTCATTTGGGGTATTGTGCTGCTCAGTTGAGAAAGTCGTTATGAATGTATGTATTTGTGGAAAAGGAAGTAGCGAAAGTTATACAAACCAGCCAGTCACTAGTCTCTGGAGGGGCAAGGCAGCAGTAATGATACCTTTCATTTCCAGGCTGCTGGGGAGTCCTCAATGTGCTGTCACATGCAGGTGACCCCCTCCCTTTCCTGTtcaccctgcccctcctcctcgcCCTGCCTCCTCATGCGTGAGAATGAGCAGTCCCCAGCCAAGCAGGCTGATCTCTCGGTGGAACAAAGGCATGGGTCTTAGGAAACCCAAGAGTAAGAGACAAAGGCTCTTCGCTCTGACTTTAGAATCTTCTTTAGGGTCTTAGGGAGTGTAGACTTGGTGCTTTAATTGATCACTTAGAGGGTGGGAATGAGGTGGCTCTCAACCATTTGCCATAAACACCTGAAGCTCATGTTCATGCAATCCACCTGCAGACCCCCCAACTTTGTGTGTGGAAACCTTACTCCCCACCAGGAGGAATCATAGGTTCAGGCCATCCTTTGGTCCTGCTCTCTCCCGACAAGGCTAGCTGTTGATGCCACTTGTAATCTGCTTTCTCAAAGATGaatgtggctggagtggagggggTGACGTGTGTTGGAGGCCAGCTCCGAATTGTGTGCTGGGGGCAGATTGGAAGAACCCCATTCTTGCCTTGAATGCTCCTGTGGGACCCTGAGCCCACTTCCCAGTGTGGCACAAGGGAGGTGGTCCAGCAGCCTAGACAGTGGGTCACTGGGTTCTACTGGGTTTTGGGTTAATGGcttttctcttggctgcctgTTTCTCCAGCTCACATCCTGCTAGGGTGGTGCGCTTATTCAATTTTTCGCCTTGTCCTGCATCCACTCTTCCACAGACACCTGGACTTCATCAGCCTTTTGACCTACGACTTTCATGGAGTGTGGCGCCAGACCATAGCACATCACAGCCCCCTATTCTGAGGCCAGGAAGATACAAGTTCTGACAGATTCAGCAATGCTGTGAGTGTCCCAAAGGAAGGAGGGCTGAGAGGGGACCACAGACATGCCACTTGCCAGAGCTCAGACACCAACCTCTCCACTCCTCAGTAATCCTGCAAGGGAGGTGTTATAGggcccacttcacagatgaggaaactgaggcccaaagttTATGCATTCTCCACAGCTCTGGGAACTGGGAAGGTGATAATTCCATAAAGAATCAGGACATCTCCTGATGGGCCTATAGGGTGGACCTAGTGAAGGCAGAGGGCAGATTGAAGACAGCACAaagagggctgggggctgagagggCAAGAGTCTAGTCTAGACCTGCCATTGTTTGCTGTGTAACCTGGGCCAATCACCAGATTTCTGCAACTATCGAACAGTAATAATCCCTTCCTATACCTAAGAGGATTTTTTTCAAGACTGAAATTACACAATGCTTTTTAGACTGACATTACAGGTTCCCAGAAGGAAGGGAAGTCCAGATGCATCTAGACCTGGAACTCCACCTTTCAAGGCAGCAGTGGGAACTGCACAACCTTTCCCCTCCTAGACCACCAGCATCTAACTGCTCAAACTGTCCTGCCCTACCCACCCACAGGACTACGCTGTGAGCTATGTGTTGAGGCTGGGGGCCCAGGCCAATAAGCTGGTGATGGGTATCCCCACTTTTGGGAGGAGCTTCACCCTGGCCTCTTCCAAGACAGATGTGGGAGCCCCGACCTCAGGGCCAGGAATACCAGGCCGGTTCACCAAGGAGAAAGGGACCCTCGCCTACTATGAGGTATGAGCTGGGGAGAAGGTATGATTTCCCACGGCACCCGCAGCCCCGGGGAAGGTgagcctcccaccccacccccactttactcctttggaagttaaaaaaaatgttccagCAGACCTAGCACgctggagaagagggaggaggagggcaggcaCATCCTGTCTGCACCCCCTCTGGCCACCAAGTTGGGGCCTTCCTTCTAGCCCAGGAAAAAACAATGGCCAAGAGGTAGGTTCTTTTGTTTCAGCCCATCCTCTGATGCTCTGTGCTGCCTTGGGCCGGTCCTCAGTGTCAAAGCACCATTTCCCAAATCCCTGTTTAAGATGCAGGAAGCTAATCAGAGCCCCCATAATGCCCTCACGTTACAGCAGCTACAGGATCCTGGGATCTTTGCATCTGTTTTAAGTAAAGTTGTGTGAAGCCTGCAGTGGCGTCCCCCTGGTGACCTGCAACGTCTCAGCACAGCTCCCCACACCACCCCTGCCCTGTTCTCTGCTCAGACCTGTGACTTCCTCCGCGGAGCCACGGTCCATAGACTCCTTGGTCAGCAGGTCCCCTATGCCACTAAGGGCAACCAGTGGGTGGGGTATGACGATCAGGAGAGCGTCAAAAACAAAGTACGTACCTAAGGCCACACCCCAAGTTGAAGAGGGGGAGGGAAGCCCCCTGCACTGAGGGTGGGGCTTGGCTACAGAGGTGTTTTGGGTCTCAGGTGTCTGCTTTTTTCTCCCATGGGGAGGTGTCCAGATAGCATGCCCCCCATAAGCACCCTGGCCCAGGGAACCCAGCCCTGCCTGCTCTGGGTCTCCCTGCCAGGTGCAGTACCTGAGGAACACGCAGCTGGCCGGCGCCATGGTGTGGGCCCTGGACTTGGATGACTTTCAGGGCACCCTCTGCGGACAGAATCTGCACTTCCCTCTCACCAGTACCATCAAGGATGCGCTTGCTGAGGTGCAGCCTTCGGTTCTTGGGCACACAGTGAGGCAGAGATCACTTGGCTCTGACTGGCTAGGAGACTGATCACCTGCCCTGCTGGGTCCCCTGTTGAGCTTCAGTCTCCCTTCCTTGGGCCCATGCGGAGGGCCACAGCTCTGCCATCTGAGCTCAGCTCCGGTGGACAGGCAGGTAAGGGTGGGGCTGCGGGACCAACACAGTGTAAGACACGGGGTCAGCACATAACTGCTGATTATGGAGAATGCTCAACAACTCCAAGCCCCACACAAGGAGATTTCTTCAACTCCCTTACCCTCAGGCCTCCATGCCTAAGGACACCATTTTGGCAAGCTCTACCACCGCAGAGTGAAATATCTTACAAGAAGCAGCAACCACACTAATTATATCCTCTGCAAAGCCCAACTTGAAACCTTTACTCAGGAACATAATCACGTCCCCATTCCACTTCCCATTCCTGATTCTGCAGCTGCTCAATAAAGCACTGGGGCTCACCAGTTATTAGTGCTTGCTTCAGTCTATCTTTGTGGTCCCACTGGACCCACGGGGCTCACCTCCCCCATCTCTTCTGGATTCCTCTCTCTCAGGCTTGGTAGTCCTGAGCTGCAGAAAGTGAGATCACCCTGTCCTCTGCTGGGCCCCAAGAAGTCCCCAAAAGAGGCAAGCATCACCAGACCCATCAATCATGGACTTAACCCAAGAGGGCTGATGGGCTTCCAGATCTTAAAAGTCATTGTCGTCCAGACTTCTCGATACAGTTCCTTGTTGAAAGAAGCCTTTTCTGTTTCCAGGGGCTAGCAGGCACTAGGAAGGAAACTCTTTAACACCAACCCTTCATCTCCTCTCACCCTGGGGAGGGGTAGGAGCCAACACAGGGTCAGGTTAGAGAGAGCCCTGACCCTGGACTCTCAGGGCTAGAAGGAGACACCTATGTTACCTCACATACCCTCCCTCCGTCCCAGGCCTAGAGTCTCTACAGGGCTTGAGAGCTAGCCTTCCAACCTCCCCCCACACTCTCAGTGACCAGTTGCTCATTACCTTAGAGGAACCCTTTCCATTGCTGGGCTGAAATCAGTCAGATGTCTTAGGGCTGTAATCCAgccctctgtctctcccctctCGGGACATAGCCCTCAGCCCATGCAGAGATCAAGACTCCTCAGCTCAGCCTGGGACATGAGGTGGGGGCCAGATGGGACGGGATGGGTCAGACGGGATGAGCTCAGATCAGCCAGCCTTCCAGCCTTTATGAAGTAGAGATGTTCTCAGCAGTTTCTGTGAACTCCCAGAGCCCCGAACATGCCTTATATCCAAAGAGAGTTCAGCTGCATGCTCCAAAACCAAAGAGAATTTATTTGTGGATTCCCCGATGTTTGGATTGTCTGTGACTTGGCCTAGTGGTTTGTGACACTGGTTTGAGCTGTGGGGAAGAAAACACCTATTGGCCTCCCTGAAATCTGAACCAGCTGGAGCGGGGCAGATGCAACTGATCCCAAGGTCACCGCCAAGCTAAAGGCAAAGAGAGTGAGAACTTGGCCAGAGCTTCAGCGGGTACCTGGCATTTCGCTGCTGGCCAGTGGGTCAAGCATTCCCTAATCCCTGCCCACTGCCTACTCTACCACACAGGGGTCTTTGAAAAGCCAGGGGCTTTTGAGTGAGTCCTCCAGGGCAGTCAACCCCCACCCTACCTCCCCTGGCCACCCTTCCCCCATCCCGGGACAGTCTCTGGAGGGCTGACGCAGTGTCCTGCAGAGTTAGTCACATTCACTTATAGCTGCAGAGTCAGAGGCCAGGGATAGGGATCGGGTCTCCAGTCCTGGAGGACTGCCCAGCAGGACACTGAGTCACCCGGTAGAGGTCACGTGCACCCAAGCAGGGCAGGATCTGGAGGCTCCCCAGGCCCTCCACTGCCTCTCCCCAACAAGGACAGCCACTGGTGAGAGGTGGCCACACTCCTGTGCCCCCAAGCCCCAGGGCAAGGGGAGAGCATGCATGCGACTGAGGGCCCTAAATGAATTACAtgtgtattgatttttaaattatgggaTATATCATACAAGCTAAACAGTgcataaaatgtatttgtttaatttaaagAATTACTATATAGTGAAagcctgtgtaaccaccacccaggaCAGGAAATGAGACCTCATTGGTGCCCCTGAAACTCCACAGTCACATGCATCCCTGTCCCTCTGCCCAGAGGCAGGCACTATCTTGACCTTCCCTGCCTTCTTTTGTGGTCTCACCCCCTAGAGACGCCCCTTGAAGAAGAGAGCTGGTGCTCCCTGTGCTTGAATTGAATATGAATGGGGTCTCATCGCTCTCTGTGCCTGGCTCCTTTTGCTCCCTGTTATGTCTGTTAGATCAACCATGTAGCTGAAGTTTgctcattttattccattttggtttataGGGGTGCATACATGTCACAGTTATTTATGCATTCCCCTGCTGAAGGAGAGCTGTGTTCTCCAGATTTGgtgttacaaacaatgctgctgtgaatgtttGCATGCATGTCTCCTGGGGCACAGGTGTGAGAGTTTCTGGGGGTGTAACTGCTGGGTCAGAGAATTTGCACATTTTCAATCTGACTAGATATTGTCTCACTTTTTCCAAAGAGATTGCTCCCatctacactcccaccagcaatgagagttcttgttacttcccctcctccctgac carries:
- the CHI3L1 gene encoding LOW QUALITY PROTEIN: chitinase-3-like protein 1 (The sequence of the model RefSeq protein was modified relative to this genomic sequence to represent the inferred CDS: inserted 1 base in 1 codon; substituted 1 base at 1 genomic stop codon), producing MPPSAAARMGLRVAQTGFVVLVLLQSCAAYKLICYYTSWSQYREGDGSCXPDAIDPFLCTHIIYSFANISNNEIDTWEWNDVMLYDTLNTLKNRNPNLKTLLSVGGWNFGSQRFSKIASNTWSRRTFIKSVPPFLRTHGFDGLDLTWLYPGRRDKQHLTTLVKEMKAEFAREAQAGAEQLLLSAAVSAGKIAIDRGYDIAQISRHLDFISLLTYDFHGVWRQTIAHHSPLFXGQEDTSSDRFSNADYAVSYVLRLGAQANKLVMGIPTFGRSFTLASSKTDVGAPTSGPGIPGRFTKEKGTLAYYETCDFLRGATVHRLLGQQVPYATKGNQWVGYDDQESVKNKVQYLRNTQLAGAMVWALDLDDFQGTLCGQNLHFPLTSTIKDALAEVQPSVLGHTSPCLT